The window agtgtgagcaaagagcaggcgaaggccagtaaccagctcgatgcatggagtacaacctcgaggaggcgggctaagtcaagtaacctttgccttctaaacccttaagagaatgggctaaatcgagtaccccaattctcttatctatccagtagaggagctctgcaaaagttcaaagacccttcgaagataatggaagacaatagttgtcaaatcctcaccaaatggtgatcagtgttattgagagtagattgtccgcttcatttcccaatgaaatgccaatcgaaagcggaagtgatgcgaacctacttggatgtggcaactaagtgaaagaagagtcaatgtgcaaattttgtggaggaaggacccaaatcttcagaagtttgcgagacgatgctcgttaaaagctccaacaagcatccacccagttcaagcagcatgaggcatttgagagactggcgcagtaacgatggtcttttccttcatttgaaggatccgcaggaatcaacaaggatcaacacaactcagccaaccccacaccggagtcagagtcattggtgagttgaagcagcatggcggatcaaaaggttcGACGACTCGAAAACaacagtggagagcagttgggagccaagggacgcattgcagctggagcagaagattgaagactcagcaaaggcaaggagttgcagtgtcgacaaaggcttcgacgaggacgtcgaaggaataagtgggagagaatgtcacggacaaacttctaaacagggtgtttgatgtaatgcttatgtatgtccgtgtcttttggtatatccatgctttgtacagcatgtagagggacggtcgaaggcttgatagtcccattttagttgggtcggtggccgctttaggcttgtaaataaaggttgtgtcatgtggacacgtgtgagagattgtcggtctgtaatggaccatttaaccctttgttgtgcaactattcagagcttgtaaagtttgtttataatttgcattatctatcaagtgtttttcggagatgtttgcttgaggCCTTTTTTCtgtcctgttttctcttttgtgggacctaagggatcatgggaggcttcggggaggctgacctttgcggacggacacgcaagggtgccgcacgacttaggcaaaaccagttaagtccgtgacaggaCGATATCAATGGTGATAAATGACAACATCGCTAAAGGCCACAAATGATTGTTATGGATAAGGAGAGCGATAATGAGAGGTGAGAATCACTTTGGATCTATATCATTATTGTCAATGCAATTACTAAGCGACTCTTTCATTGCTTTATATTCGTGTTGatgttgatatgattttttagcaGTAAAAGAGCTGTTGATGTAGATGTCGAGTGATCTTAGTGTCGATTTTGATGCAGTTGCCAAGCAACACTGCTCAGTATTTGCATTAACATTGATGTAGATGCAAAACAACTCTCATTTCTCATCATCGTTCTCATGATCCACAATACTCACTTTCGGCTCCCAATGACACTGTAGTCCACTGACGTCATCCGTCAACATCAAGTGAAATAttacaattattattttttatctttttatttttatatattttattaataaaataaatgatgttagaataaatagatttagatgttttattttcataattatagaaaatataaaataaaatttaaaaaattgcaAGAACTCGACTATTAAATGTAGCTATTGGGATTCTCTGTAATTagctaaaaaaaaaagttaatttatcttttttatttttttcgaattgttatcataagaaaaataaaaacgaTTTAAATAAGGTGAATTAAGGGGAGTCAATAAAGTCCAGAATAGAATATGTACGGTGAAGCAAAAGCTGTTGCCTGGACGATGGAGCGGTTGTGGAGCTTCAGCTGTGGTGGGCGCGGAAGACGTCCTGGTAAACGTAGCGGCGGATCCGGAGGTGTCGGTGGGCACGATGGGGACAGCCGGGCCGGGCGAGGCAGTGCGGGCACATGCGGCGGCCGCAGTCGACGCGGTAGATGTTCTCCTCAGCAACAGCTTTATCCATCGCGGCGGTACGCTTTGTTTTCTCCCTCCCCctttcctctccctcctcctcctcctcctcctctcgctcGATGATGCTCGCCTTCTTGTAAACAGTAGAGTATAAGCTCACAAGTCTGAGAACCAGAGAAGAGGTAAGCTTTCATCAACTTTTGTTTGTCCCCCTGTACCAGCATTTCGTTTGGTCAATGAATTACCGTACTTGAGAACATTTATATCCACAAAATATTTGCTTTGCATACAATTTTACTGGACTAATCGAAACAGCTGCTTGGAAAACTGATGCTTGATCCGTTTCAGTGATCTCCGGCATCGTCAATGGAAGGATGATCGAATGACCTTTTGCAGGTTATGGTCAGTACCTACTGTCCAGGCTCAGTTTGAACTCTTTTCTACGTACAAAACAAGTGCTTGGCATATGGTCCTCCAAAGCGAGATAGGGCTGTCAGCTAGCTTGATCATTGCTCATTACTCCCAGACCATATAATATGGTGGCATCCGAAAACAGTGATTCTCCCGGTCGAATGAAGCGAGTTGCGACCGGAAGACACTGAGGTCCCGTGTGGGGCCGTAGTCTGGGCTTGGACTGTATCTCCATCGTGGGCTCACTTTGGGCTTTCTAAGGAACGATCCCATGCAACCGCAAACTATTGATCGAAGATAATTATTATTAGAAAAGGTGAAACGTAAGATGGTGGAGAACGACAAGTATTCATCCCAAGTTGTTGGGTTCTTCTCTTAATGCCTAAATTGTTCCTCAAGGTTGGGTTAGGAATCGATTTGTAGGTAGGTGTTGTTTCTATCATTAAATGATATGGCACTGACTGATATCTACTTATATTTAATCTCCTTAAATCGGATTCGTATATTCTCtactaattatatataaaataataaattggtATGCAAATCAAGTTGGATGAAATAGTTCGTTCTCAACTCCATCGACAGCTACAGCTAAATTATTGTGCTCACGGGAAGAAGACATAGCTGATTAAAGAGCTTGCGACACTGTTAAGGCCTCCAAGTCACACTCCTTAATTCATGCCGGTACACCAGATTCaattaaatctctctctctctctctctctctcacacacacacacacacacacacagtctcTTTCTGTGTTTAGCCAGTCACAGGCATAACCTACATCACCATAAGAAACTTCCAAGCAAGAAAAAGACCACTTACATGAGCAATCCACCAGCAGCCATTACAAGTCCAGCAAGAGGCGACAGAGATAGAAGAACAGATATGATAAGAAAAGCTATGAGTGACTTCGACACAAGTAATCTATCCGACACACACTGTCCGAACCCTCCTTCTACAAGTTTGAACAGCAACAAAGAAACAAACAGCATGTAACAAATAGCTTAATCACAAGAAATGAACGCAAAATAATGCTCGGAGTGCATAAATTGTTTCTCAAGTAGCTTGATAATTATGGCCTGGGAGACATGCCGTCGCCGTCTTCGATGCTCGGTTGGTCTTGGTAGGACGACGCGAGGCTCCTCGACTTCGAGATGGCTTCGATGCGAGCCACCACGTCGGGCATGGAAGGCCGCTTGTCGGGATACTGTGCCGCACAGTCCGTGGCAAGCTGAAGGAGCTGCACCATGTCCTCCTCCACGTTCTGGTACCTCAGAAGCTCCGGGTCGAACACCTCTGCGGTCCATTCCTCTTTCACCACCGACTGCACCCATCTCGGGAGGTCGAAGCCGTCGTCGTTGAGGGCCTGCGCGGGGGCTTTGCCGGTGAGCAGCTCGAGGAGGAGGACgccgaagctgtacacgtcgGCCTTCTGGGAGACCTTTCGGGTGTCGGTGACCTCTGGAGCCCGGTACCCGGCGACGCGGGCGGTGGCAGAGGCTGAACCCACAAGGAGGGCGAGGCCGTGGTCGGACACCCGGGCTTGGTATGACTTGGTGAGGAGGATGTTGGAGGACTTGATGTTGCCATGCGCGGCGGAAGGACCTGTGGAGTGGATGTACTCGATGCCGCGTGCCGCTGCAAGGGCAATGCCCGTTCTTGTTTCCCAGTTGAAAGGTGTTCGACCGGATCCTCTGTTGCCTGCGCATTGGATGGCCTACGTTTAAgctgaagcagaagaagaagatggattGTTgatggagggaggagggaggaaggGTGGGCATACCGTGGAGGAGGGCAGAGAGGCTCCCCATCGCCATGTACTCGTAGACGAGGAGCTTCTCGTCCTTGCTGAAGTAGTAGGCCATCAAGGGCACCAGGTTGGGGTGGTCTATCGCCCCGATGGCCTCCATCTTCTCCCTGAACTCCGTCTCCTGCAGGTTCACGTCCTTGAGCCGCTTCACCGCCACCGTCATCCCCGTCTCCAGCACCGCCTTGTACGCGGTCCCGAACGTGCCCTTCCCCAGCACCTCCGCCGACGCCCGCAGCAGGTCCTCCAGGTCGAACGGCCTCGTCCCTCCCTCGCCGAAGAACACCAGCTTCTTGCCCCCGGCGGCAGCCGACGCAGCATCCACCGCTGGAGCCGCCGCCGCAACGCCGTTCCCGTTCGCTCCACCCTCGCCTAGACTCTTGTCCCTCGGCTCTGCTGCAGCTCCCATCTCCATCTGCTTTCCGCCCGCGGCTGCCGCCTCCGACGACTGCGCTTTCTTTCCCCGGCAGAGAAGGATCAACACGACGAGCACGATCAGCAACAAGGCCGCGGCGCCGATCGCGATCCCTGCGATCGCGCCGCCGGAGAGCTTCTTCTTTTTGCTGTGGTCGTTCTCCCCCGCGCCGTCGGCATCACCCGCGGCCGGCCCCTCTGCCGTCGGAGACGGCGAGATCTCGCCGGGGCACCGCCCGAGGGGGCCGCCACAGAGGCCCGTGGCCAGAAACGCGGTAGCCGGCTGGGAGCGGAGCTTGGCGGGAATCGATCCGTTGAGCTGGTTGTAAGACACGTTGAACTGGACCAGGTTGGGAAAGTCGAGGGCCGGGATCTCGCCGGTTAGCCGGTTGTTTTCGAGGTAGAGCGTACCGAGGCGGGAGAGGTTGTTGAGCGCCAACGGGATCCCGCCGGTGAACTTGTTACCGGCTAGGTTGAGGCGGACGAGGTTCTTGAGGGAGGAGACGAAGGGCGGGATCTCGCCGGAGAAGTCGTTGCCCTGGAGGTAAAGGTTCCGGAGCTCGGTGAGGCCGGCGAGCTCCGGAGGGAGAGGTCCGGAGAGCGCGTTGAACCGAAGGCTGAGGGTGTGGAGGGCGGTAAGGTTGCCGAGGGCGGCGGGGATCTGCCCGATGAGGCCGGCGCCAGGTAGGCGGAGCTCGTCGACGCGGCCGGACTCGCAAGCGACACCCTGCCAGGAACACGTCGCGCCAGGGGCGGAGGAGTTCCACGTCGGCAGCGCCGACCGGCCGACGGCTTCGCGGAAGGCGAGTAGAGCCGCGGCGTCAGCCGCCAGATCCGGGGCCCCGCCGGGGAGGCAAGCCAGCAGCAGGATGGCGCTGGCGAGGAGGCGGAGCCAGACCGGGGGAGGAGCCATGGTGGGGAGGGGGCGGCGACCGTACTCACCGTAACGACCCACACCGTTCCAATGCACAAGAACCTAAAGCGAACACATGGTGGTcacacaccctctctctctctctctctctctctctctttatgcgCAGGcagcctctctctctttctttcttttagtgAAGAAAGAGAACAGGAAAAGCGAGAGAGAAGGGGGAGAGGGGAACGCGGAGGAGCAGCGTGGAGCGGGGGTATGAAGCTCTACTTTTCTTTTCGTTTCATTGAATTCTTAACTTTAGTCATACTTGGGTGTGAAGAAAGGGAGGGATATGGAGATCATAGCGGAAGGCTTTTAGATTAGTAGTTCAACACGTCTTTCATGACCAACTATAATATGACCGGAAACTACGTGCAAAGAAAATGAAACTTCAGTGATTTCACAGGTTGTTTTAATTTTTAATGTAGCTGTTATAAAAATGGGACAGCAGAGTTAAAGATCTTTCGATCTTGGGTTGGTGATGCTTACCTGGTCCGAGTGGGCCCCTAAGCTGGTCCCACCTGATGCTTACCGTCGCCATGTCGGTCTCCTCCAGCTTCGCTGACGTGGACGGAGATACGGGTGGCGCTGTCACTTCGCGCGCCTTTGGCTTCACGCAAACGGCAGCGAAACGGCGGGTTCGCAAACCGCCAGGAAAACACCGCCCTCGGCTTGCCCGGCGCGGCCGCGTCTCGGGTTAACGGACGACGTCGAGTGAGCCCACCCTTGTGGGTCCCGCCTGACGTTCCAGTCGGCGCACTGGTAATACGGGGGTCAGTCAGAACCGGACAAGCCGCGCCCTTCCACGGCGTCCGGACTCGTTTGGCCTCGATCGACACTGTCCGTCGGATCGAGCTGGAAACCTCTGACCGTCGGATGGAGCCGAGGCAAAGACAGTGGGAGACAATTTGGACGCGGGAACAACTGGGCGCGACGGGCAGCCAACCGTGACGCGTGCGCCGGTGGGCTGCGGGCCCCCACCGACTCCATGTGGACAGCTGTCAGGGGAATCAAAATGAGACGGCCACCGATGCTTGGACTCCACCCGCCGCTTTGCCTTCTTCCTTTCTCGGTTTCCGTCGTCGATATAAAGATACGCACGTACAACTTTCTTCCATGCAGCCTTGTATAAAGAGCATCACTCCGTCGTCGACTTCCTTTTCCCCTCCGCTGACGTTGATCATGaacacgtatatatatacatacttttTGAAAGAAGAGGACAACCCAAGTTAAGAATCTGATCTCGACACTTTCGGTGATGCAAGTCTTGGCCTCCTCATACTTAGTAGATTGGGATATTTCCTTTTGGTACATGTTAGATTTTTGCAATTGCTACTAAAACACTTGCTATTTTTATTCCCTGACAGCCACTGGGTTTCGGCAGCAAGTAATACGTCGCTGTAGACTGCAGTTGTTGGTGGATTTTCTTGATGCGCATGGAGTAATGTTTTAGACGCAAAGCTGAAATCATGTGTGTCATGCATGATTGAAAGCTCTCTATGCATGCCCCATGTATTACACAGAGTAAATGCACGGTCATATCAAAGATTGTATGGTTTGTTGATGGAAGTAGTTGTCATGAGTCACGACTTGATGCTAATGAGCTGATTCATTGCACAATGCACATGGATAAGAAAAAGTATAAGGTATGAATTAGAATTAGGTATGCTGGTTCGCAACTATGATGTTGCCAGTAGGTAACATGAGAGATCCACATGAACAAGAAGTATATTTATATACGAACAAAGTTTACGTTGTATTGACTTACATCTCACTGGACTAAAGCTGGATGACTCTGACCCAAATAATTCCTAGCTCACCtgccacagaaaaaaaaaaaacaaaaaaacttggAACATGAACCACAAAAAATGAGTTTATTTCACAAGGTTTAATGATTGAAATGGATGTGGAGTAGCTGGATGAGAACACAGACAAGTTCCTACAGTAACAGGCACATACATGCGACTACTGGAAGACCCAATGCACACAATAATAGATGATGCTGAATCTATTTTTGCCAGATCGAGCAACACCAAGCAGCAGCATGGAAATAGGTCACCAAGTGATTTTGTAACACAAGTAAATAAATATATAGAAGAAGACTATTAGAGAATCCACAAATCTATCAACCTTAGAATGTCATTTATTTGAACAAGCGGACAAGTTAAACCATGGCTTCTTCATTCATGCTCATGTATCCTACCGGACTATCTGGATTACACTAATCTTCATGGTCTCAAGAAACTTCATATTTGAGATAATTTTTTTCCGTATGAAACTACATGTGATTTAAAGATGATTTTTAACTAAAAGAATAGATGAAAACAATTTCTCTGTTTGTAAAGATAAGACTGCAGACATTGAAATAGATCTCTATCATTAGATGCTAGGGACAACTCGACCCAGAGCTCTGGTCCAAAGGTGAGGGTCCCGGCCTAGTTCAGGTACCGACGAAAACATTGCAGAGAGTTCAGTTGATGCAAGAACAACCACATCAATCTCAGAAGAGACATAAATTGGTACATCATGGTTCTCAATAAAGCTGAGAAGTCAAGCCTGCATCCGGAATCCAATGTAAAGTCATGGAACAGAT of the Musa acuminata AAA Group cultivar baxijiao chromosome BXJ2-10, Cavendish_Baxijiao_AAA, whole genome shotgun sequence genome contains:
- the LOC135625332 gene encoding probable inactive receptor kinase At5g16590; its protein translation is MAPPPVWLRLLASAILLLACLPGGAPDLAADAAALLAFREAVGRSALPTWNSSAPGATCSWQGVACESGRVDELRLPGAGLIGQIPAALGNLTALHTLSLRFNALSGPLPPELAGLTELRNLYLQGNDFSGEIPPFVSSLKNLVRLNLAGNKFTGGIPLALNNLSRLGTLYLENNRLTGEIPALDFPNLVQFNVSYNQLNGSIPAKLRSQPATAFLATGLCGGPLGRCPGEISPSPTAEGPAAGDADGAGENDHSKKKKLSGGAIAGIAIGAAALLLIVLVVLILLCRGKKAQSSEAAAAGGKQMEMGAAAEPRDKSLGEGGANGNGVAAAAPAVDAASAAAGGKKLVFFGEGGTRPFDLEDLLRASAEVLGKGTFGTAYKAVLETGMTVAVKRLKDVNLQETEFREKMEAIGAIDHPNLVPLMAYYFSKDEKLLVYEYMAMGSLSALLHGNRGSGRTPFNWETRTGIALAAARGIEYIHSTGPSAAHGNIKSSNILLTKSYQARVSDHGLALLVGSASATARVAGYRAPEVTDTRKVSQKADVYSFGVLLLELLTGKAPAQALNDDGFDLPRWVQSVVKEEWTAEVFDPELLRYQNVEEDMVQLLQLATDCAAQYPDKRPSMPDVVARIEAISKSRSLASSYQDQPSIEDGDGMSPRP